CATGTCGGCGCGGACACCGACGGTGCCGTGGCCGATGGCGGCGACCGCCGCGTCGAGCTCGGCCTGGCGGCGGCCGGTGATGAAGACCGCGGCGCCCTCAGCCGCGAAACGCTGCGCGACGGCGAGGCCGATGCCGGTCGTGCCGCCGGTGACGACCGCAACCTTGTTGGTGAGCCGTTTCGTCATTGTCTGTCTCCTGCCGGGCGGGGATGCCCGTTGCCAACAGGATCTATTCCCGGGACGATGCGTGCGGTAGACGGCGGAAGCGCGACTCTGCGTTCCATATTCAGGACGATCGATGGCCGATCTCGATGATTATGTGCTGTTCGCGGGGGTGGTGGAGCATCAAGGCTTCGCGCCGGCCGGGCGAGCGATGGGGGTGCCGAAGTCGAAGCTCAGCCGCCGCATCGCCGGGCTCGAGGACCGGCTGGGCGTGCGGCTGATCGAGCGATCCACCCGCCGCTTCCGGGTCACCGAGATCGGCCAGGCCTTGTACGAACATTGCCGCACGATCGTGCTCGAACTGGAGCGGGCCCGCGCGGTGACGGCGGAGGCGCTCGCCGAGCCGCAGGGGCAGGTGCGCTTCAGCTGTCCGAGCGGCCTCGTCGCGCCGCTGGCGGGGAGCCTGCCGGAGTTCCTGAGGCGCTACCCCAAGGTGAATCTGCAGATCGTCGCGACCGACCGCGGCGTCGACCTGATCCGCGAGCGGATCGACGTCGCGCTGCGGGTGCGGACCCGGATCGAAAGCGATGCGTCGCTGACGATGCGCACGCTGACCCGCTCGCGCCGGATCCTGGTCGCCGCCCCAGCGCTGGCCGAGGGCATCGGCAGCCGTATCGAGGAGCTCGCCGGCGTGCCGACCCTGAGCTCGACCGAGCTCAGCGGTCCCGTGACCTGGAACCTGGTTGCGGAGGATGGAGCCTTGTTCGACCTGCCGCACGAGCCGCGTTTCCGTTGCGAGGATTTCGGCGCGCTACGGGCGGCGGCGGCCGCTGGGCTCGGCGTGGCGTTGCTTCCCGACCATGTCTGCTGGCCCGATCTCGATGCGGGCCGGCTGGTGCGGCTGTTCCCGGACTGGCACGCCCAGGAGGGGATCGTCCACCTGGTCTTCACCACCCGCCGCGGCCTGCCGCCGGCGGTGCGCGCGTTCATCGATCATCTCGCCGTCACCTTCCAGAGCGGCGTGCTGGCGCCGCGGAGCTGAAGCGCGGGCTGCGAGAAAACCGTTCGTCCGAAGTTTGTGCTTCGGTCTCAGCCCGGACGGTCGCCCATGCGTTCGCCAAGCCGCACCGGGCGTTCCGGCGCCCAGTCGGGGTTGAAGGCGATCGTGTCGGCCGGGAACAGCATCACGATCGTCGAGCCGAGCAGGAAACGGCCCATCTCCGCGCCCTTGTTCAGCACGATCGGATCTTCGTCGTAGCGCCATTCGGACAGGCGGCCGGTGCGCTTCGGGTTGACGACGCCGTGCCAGACCGTCGCCATGCTGCCGACGATGGTGGCGCCGACCAGCACCATCACGAACGGGCCGTGCTCGGGCGAGTCGAACACGCAGACCACGCGCTCGTTGCGGGCGAACAGGCCGGGCACGCCGCGGGCGGTGGTGGGGTTCACCGAATAGAGGCTGCCGGGCACGTAGATCATCCGAACGAGCCGGCCGTCGCACGGCATGTGCAGCCGGTGGTAATCCTTCGGCGAGAGGTAGAGGTTGGCGAAGCTGCCGTGGCGGAAGCGGGCGGCGAGCGACGCGTCGCCGCCGACCAGCTCGGTGGTGGTGAAACGATGGCCCTTGGCCTGGAGAATATGGTGATCGTCGATCGCGCCGAA
The nucleotide sequence above comes from Sphingosinicella sp. BN140058. Encoded proteins:
- a CDS encoding LysR substrate-binding domain-containing protein, with the translated sequence MADLDDYVLFAGVVEHQGFAPAGRAMGVPKSKLSRRIAGLEDRLGVRLIERSTRRFRVTEIGQALYEHCRTIVLELERARAVTAEALAEPQGQVRFSCPSGLVAPLAGSLPEFLRRYPKVNLQIVATDRGVDLIRERIDVALRVRTRIESDASLTMRTLTRSRRILVAAPALAEGIGSRIEELAGVPTLSSTELSGPVTWNLVAEDGALFDLPHEPRFRCEDFGALRAAAAAGLGVALLPDHVCWPDLDAGRLVRLFPDWHAQEGIVHLVFTTRRGLPPAVRAFIDHLAVTFQSGVLAPRS
- the asd gene encoding archaetidylserine decarboxylase (Phosphatidylserine decarboxylase is synthesized as a single chain precursor. Generation of the pyruvoyl active site from a Ser is coupled to cleavage of a Gly-Ser bond between the larger (beta) and smaller (alpha chains). It is an integral membrane protein.) yields the protein MPDRLKILVQHLLPKQGLTTLAGRVAGGQHGAVTTRLIRWFVARYGVDMSEAADPDVAGYKSFNDFFSRPLRDGARPLAEADFVCPVDGAISQFGAIDDHHILQAKGHRFTTTELVGGDASLAARFRHGSFANLYLSPKDYHRLHMPCDGRLVRMIYVPGSLYSVNPTTARGVPGLFARNERVVCVFDSPEHGPFVMVLVGATIVGSMATVWHGVVNPKRTGRLSEWRYDEDPIVLNKGAEMGRFLLGSTIVMLFPADTIAFNPDWAPERPVRLGERMGDRPG